The region TTCTCCTTGAGAAAATTTAAAACGTTCATCCCTTCCTCGCATTTTCTAccaaactttttccttccactcatcTTTCCATCATAATTTAGCAGTGATGTGAACTGCTTATTTTTCTAAGAAACTGAATTCTgggttttatattgttttaatccTCAAAACAAACCAATGGCTGGTGTAGCTCTATACAAGTAGCAGGCAGTTTGTAGGGATGCTTCACGGCTCTGATCAGTTTTCTGTAGCTCTTATTTCTGCTTCCTCCTGAGCTCCAAGgtcttttgacattttatattCTGCTGGTTGTGCTTTAGGTTTGTTTCCTGTTCATTAAtgtttcttcatcttcagtCACTTGCATCTTTTGTCAGCTACTCTTTAAATTTTTCCTCACTAGGTTTAAATGGTGACTATAGACAAATAACCCTATCCTGGTAGGTACAGCTTGCGATTTGTCAGCTTACTACCATCAACCCCCTCCCACCCCTCCCTGCCCCACCATCCTGccactttgatttatttagtagttgtttttttgtttttttaaagtttgactttCCTCCTTTTGGTTTCCATCCGCCGTCTCTCTGCACTCCCCtcccactcctcctcctccgccgccGTCCTGCACTTGACCAAAAGTACTAATCCACCAGTTTGTTGTtggatttaagttttttttggtttggtttttttatttttttttattttttttagtttaaccCATGAGGTCAGTATTTGCACCTGTACCATTTCTGTGTATTGAATCTTGTCCAGCCCTCTcctgtttgcttatttttgttcCTGCTGTGTTGAAATTCTGGTTTCCACAAACACCCAGAAAGGCTGTAGGCCGTACACCCAAAaactaaattttcttttaatttcttaaaaataaaattttgcattgGTCTTAAAAAAATTGAGTCGGACGCAGACCATTGCATTCTGTAACGTCAGGCGGATGAAGTTACTTCTAAGTATCTGCTAACATACCCTTGCTAATTAGCtagctttcttttattttgctattattGGTAAATCCAAATTTCTCGGCAGCTGACTGAAGCTGGTTTTTGTCACTGGTTTGCTTTTGTTCCCAGCACAATGCAATAGAGAAGGTTCTGCTAACCATCTCctatattgtatttttggtcttgAGTTTCATTCAATGCAGtattaaagtcttaaatttgacttgctgaaacctgcaggGTGATATGGTGCTTCTGCTACTGAAGTTTAATCTGAATGCTTTATACACATCTCAGCCAATAAGTGTGACAGCAAAGTATTTGATGTCTTGCTGCCCATTAACATGTCATTCGTTGTCTTATGCTACATGCTAATGTGCTTTAATGTCAGACATGACTGCTAAATCGTTTCAGGTCAACCTTAAGATGCTAACCTGAGAATTAGATGTTAGTCAGCATGTGCTTTCTataatgagattaaaaaaaaaataataataattttattacattgcTATCAGAGCTGATTGCAGAGACACCCGAACCAAAGTGTGACGGGACGTTAGTTCTGTTTGGGAATTCCTGGTTTCTGTATCCTGAGATGTGAAAAAGATTTGAAGTTTagtttctgctgctgcctcacatTGACAAAATAAGCTACAAGCAGAGTTGAAGGATTGTTTTTACGTTTCAATTGTAGTTTATCTGATTTGAGTTGTAAAAACAtagattttctgtatttttatcaGAATTCAGGAAAGTCTGCTCTTTGTCAGGTTTTAAACGTgtccagtttaaaaataaataaataatttcacagattCTGCACTTTTCTGTAGACAAAGTTATGGTGGAAAttctgataaaaatgaaagtcCATCAAAGGAATTTTGGGAGCTTTAAGATTGTAAAACAGTCAGGCTGCttcttttaaaacctttgtaCAGAATGAGGAAGAGGCCACCAGGCCAGACATGAATGCCTCTCTAAAGTTAGAGATACTAAACAAAGCAGAATCACTGAAAAGAATAAAGTAATgcagtggcccagtcaaagtccagatctcgATTTGATTGCGAGATGGGACATGGTACGGATATAAGTTTAGAACCTTGTAAAGAACAGACTTGTATCGATGCCCAACTTCTTTGATGAAAAGAACCAAAAACTTTGTGATGCAGTAGCAGGAAAAACCCACTGGGGACATTTCCATTACATAACTGGAGGACTTTAGTCGCCAATATAGTTATTTTACCGAGTGTCCTCATCGGCCTGAAAAGCCCAGAATCAGAGCACCAACTTCTTACAAGCCAAATAGACGCTGCTCACCATGACCTTCCTTCAGGCAGTGTGACCTCTACAGCTACCAGCTGCTTGTTGACCGTGGCTTCATGTGTAGGCTGTCTTACTGTCCCATGTACAGAGGCGTGGCCTTGACACCCCACCCTGTTGTGATTTGTTACAGAAGGATGGAACCCCCCCAGCTGAGTGCAGGCAACAGTGAGTCCTTGCCTAGCTGCGATGAGGATCAACTGCACTGTACTTGCTtctcaaatttaaacaaaaacaaaacaaaagaaaaaaaaacaaaaacatacaaattaaaaaaaaaaatagttacttATCGCCTtataatgttttgtatttttcttggtagggaatttgaagaaaaagtttCCAGATTTTTGTTACAAAACCAGTGGTAATGTACTGCGAGCTGTTTGGCTCAATATACATGATATTTTACTAGACCTGTTTCCTCCTCGTCCTTCTCTGTACAATAGCTAGACGACGGGAAAATGTCGCCCTCAAACAGCATGACCTTGTTTCTTCACCGCTAAACTAGTTTGGGTTCTTGTGAAGTTTTTTGGATGTGTTTGCTCTTAGACAACAGCTGTGGTTTAGACTGCAACATAGAGGCATCAATTCACACCACCAACAACCCCTTCCTATTGTTGTCCCTTCCTTCCCACCAATGTCCAGGTTAGTTGGTTCTGGCTGTCccaggtgttgttttttttgttttgtttgttattattattaatgacgCCTTGAACGCACTTGAACTAGCACTGTAGCATTGccaacaacaaacacaagacCTGCAACTTGGGTGTTCATTCCCGTTTGCCCAACTTTTACCTTTTCTCCCCAAAACAGACGCCAAAGTTGTCTGCCTACCAGAAGCGGCTCATCCTCAAGGTTTTCCCTCTCGATACATTCCAGTAAGCAGACTGGCTCAATGACGAATCTCTTGGTCTGCCGCTGTTCAACTGGACGGACTGTTAAAATAGATCAAACCCCCGTTGTTTGTGTCGACCTCCTTGCTCCTAGGGCTCGGCACAAGCCCGGTTGAGTCTCTCGAACATTCCAGGGATTTCTGTTGAGTAAGGACTTGGCAACCTGTCCCGTAACCTCGTGATAAGGCTTTTCTTAGGCTCGCTGTGGCGTGGCTGTCGTCTATTCTATTGCACTTTGTTCTAGTGTGTGGTGTGCCAGTGGTGTCGCGTCATCAGCTAGCAGAGTATTCCTTGTGAGCAGCACTTTGTCACTCTCTGTCTAAAAGGACCAGAGGGGACGATGGGCAGGTAACGACGCTCTGGAGAGCAGAAGTCGTTGCTCTGTGGTTTTTAAGTGCATTTCCTTTCCTACTGAAAGAGGCACATTTTCAGAAGCTTTATCAAATCTTTGGGCAGATGTAGCACAGGGATGAGCAAAAAGTGTCGGGAGTCACCTACTCTTAATACTATCCCCCGTTTATCACACTGACCTCTTGTGTCACCAACTTGTCCAGACTAAAGCCCAGCGGTTGAAGTcctttgtacatttatttaattcactGTGAAAGGGGGGAAATCACATGGCCATCGTTTTGGCCAATGACCTTCCTCCATCCCTGCTTCcaccttcttccttttttaaaaaattttctccTACCAAGAATGCCACAGAAAGTATGTCAGAGCAATACTTAAAGCCAAGAAGGGACTATGAAGAGGAATCCTAGCCTGCCACCCTCCTGGTGTCTTCAGATGTTTGTTGTGTTGGACCTTACCGTGTCCTCTGTGGAAAGCCGGGGGTATCTCTTATTCTGCAGGGAGCATTCACATCATATTCATTGAGAGAAGATGCGACTGGGCCTCTTTACCGTCACTCCTGAGCAGCTGTTGTCAAGGCGAAATGCTATGCTACAAAAATACTAATGTACTCAATACCTGTACGTGTATGTTCCTGAATAAATTGGTTAAACATATcttcttgtttggttttttttttcttgagaaccttgaaataaatgaaaaatgttcagacAGGCACCTATTTCCCAGATAAAGAcctgtttatttgcatcttcaATTTTCAAAAATGGTAGAGAAATTTCTTAATAGACTACATTTattcactgaaaaacatttaagtcaTCAATTTGGTTTTAGAACTAATCGATTCACCTTAATGGTTGTAATATTTCTTTACCTTTGAATAAAGTTTACTGTGGGAGTATTTGCTACAGAAAGTAGAGATGTGGAGGTAAAGCACAGCTGTAAACCAAGCTATCTGGAAGATCAGTACCAAtatggtaaaagaaaaactaatctTTAAGCGAAGTTGCTCTAAATCAATTGTGGAGTCCTTCAAGGCTCCATCCTAATTTATTCATATAATGATGAACTCTAAAGTTTTGgaacagtttttacattttatatttgcaaaTGACAAATCTAAACTAAAGTGGAAgccatttattaaaaacatttaaaactttttctgtcacaaaattaactttttagaCCGACTCTATTCTTGTACTGTTGTACGGACCTTCATCGTTCCACGTTTCGCTGTAACTATATAAAAAGTAACCTTAAGAAATCTTGAAAGTTCCTGTGCTTTcgtggagtttttatttttcgcGCAAAATTCCGCCAGAGGGCGCTGTGGTGCTATATTTCAAACACATGGCACTTCATGGACTCTTAAGGGGTTTGCACTGGAAATGAAATATGACCACAAACTCATCAACCAAGAAATATACAGTAAGAAAAGGCGAACCGCAGCAGTGATAATAAATATGACATCGTGGAAGTAATGTAGATTAGAACTAGTTggtaatggatggatgtaaaagCAGCCTCAAGGATTCAAATTTGTAGTAAAGTAGATTTTCTtctgcaaactttaaaaaggcaagcaaaaaaagaaaagagaaaaatctcagGGGAGTGAAGATGGAGGTCTCGCTGTGTAGTATAAAGGGGAGTCTTAATGACCGGACTTCCACGGTGTCGGGGGGTTTCACTCTACTCAGGGGGGCGGTGCACTTCTCCAGACCCCTCCCGCCCCCAAAAGCCGCTACACAAACAGTGACCGGCAGGCAGACTGCTAGTCAGGCGCTTCTTCCACATCCAGCAGCCACAGCTGCATCCCGTGCCCGCAGCGTCTCCGGGATAGAACGCCATCGATCAAGCAGCGTCCGAGCGTCCATCAGGCTGGAGGTCCGCAGCGGTCGGCCGAGCATGCTGGAAAACGGGAGGAAGGTGTACAAGGAGGGTCTGCTGGAGAAGCGGAGCGACGGGCTGCTGCAGCTTTGGAAGAAGAAGCACTGCGTCTTGACCGAGGACGgcgtgctgctgctgccgcccaAGCAGCACGATCACCCGCAGCAGCAgcacggcggcggcggcggggaCACGGGGAAAGTCAAGGAGCTTCACTTCGCCAACATGAAGACGGTGGACTGCGTGGAGCGGAAAGGCAAGTACGTCTACTTCACCGTTGTCATGACTGAGGGGAAGGAGATCGACTTCAGGTGCCCGCAGGACGAGGGCTGGAACGCGGAGATCACCTTGCAGATGGTCCAGTACAAGAACCGGCAGGCGATCCTAGCCGTCAAGTCGACCcggcagaagcagcagctgctcgTCGTGCAGATGCCCGGGCAGAAGACCGTCCGGAGCTCCCCGAGCGTGGCGTGACCCGCGGGGAGCCCCGCACACACCGGCGCGCCTTCAGCGGTAAGACAATGGGAAAAAGACCGGGGGAGAATaaaggatgaaaaacaaaaagaaaagcatgccATACtataaattacaataaagactttttgactcaatttaataattgttaaaaatcataaagtctaaaagatatttattgaaaCGGCTTAGAAATGAAAGGGCAGTAGGCCAAGTTGGTAATTTAAAACGCGGAAGCTCCTGAGGTGTTGCTGCGTAGAATAACTTCCAAATTTGCACCATGATGTAGTGCAGCTCTCGCTGCTCCACTCAGATTTCCACACACGTGGCTTTTCTGTGGCAGCAGCTGATTTGTGAGCTTCTAACAcaatttgaaatgattttttttttaaaaccggTGACAGGAAGTATATTCAAGTGCCACATCTgctcaattttgtttttcagacaggGCCGACCCAAAGTTAGAGGGGGGCCTGGGTTGGATTGGATACAAGCCCCCAGCAGCTAGTGCAGCAGCACCTTGTAGATCTGTTTTTAGATGACTCCAATGACatcactttaaaattatttttccgatgttgatacattttttgttgttctccATAAAATACAATTGACAACAAAACAAGTTGTGAGTCTGTTGGAGCTAAAGAGCTTTTGGACAGTTCAAAGTACTCTGCTTAGTGAATGTTTTTCACTAAACGGAAAGCAAAAGTGCTGattcagacaagaaaaaaaaattcttatcagaaacataatgttttaaaaatctcaaaatgtgttttaaaagaatTCATAAAGTTAATAAATTCAGTTGAAGTCCAACTAGTCTAAATATGTATCCTTTTGAAACTACAGCTGTTAAATGTAACTCATACTTCTTAAAAACTGCACGCACCACAAGGGGGCGCCAATTCTCACTGACTAGAAATGCTAATGCACAAAGTCTTTAAACTGATAGTTTAGAGTTTTTGAAGAAAAGCTTCACAGTGTTATAATCAGTATTAGTTTCCTTACCTCTTGACAGATGACGTcgctctatttttatttttatttttataaacatgaaTAAGCACTAAGTGTGGTGGAATGCCAGCTAGAAGCTAATCAGATGGGCAcaatatttcaattaattttggatatttaatgCAGAAAAGGTGTAAAATCTTCACATTCCTATGAGACACATGGCTAGGGATGATTGTCGTTGTTTCCCTGGTGACCCATGGGCATGACCTCTGCTGGAGATAGCAACCCTCCTGATGAGGTGTGACTCCTCTCTAAAACCACCTAGAGTTGAGGAAACTctaggtgtttgtttttttatgtagaaaacaaTATCAGACACAAGTATTGACAATAGGTTTTGTAGTTTCACAATAGCCTTTGCCTGCACTGCTTTAGTGAGATCAGCAGTTTAATCTATGGGAAATAGGTCTATGGATTTTGTAATTACGCTTACCTTTGCTCTATAACTGCAAAAGCGGTTCTATTGTTGTGCCCAGAGTGGGGTTTTAcctttcctctgcctctctctgtAAACCACAGTCAGTCTAATTGATTCTTATCCGCAGGTGAATCTGACACTCGGCCGAGGAAGACAATGAACCCAGGCTTCATCTccccctgctgctgcttcaccaaGCTCCATTCTCCAGGAGAACTGAACACCCCACACCCCAAATCATGATGTGGTCTCCACACACCAGCCCCCCACTCCTCTTTTCAGTACAGAGACTTGCTTCACAAAAGACTGATGGACTAAAAGCATGTGAGAAAACATCTGTATTCTACCGTGCAATGGGTTTCATCCCCTATTTATTATacctgtatatatttttttatatatatatataaaaaaagagttgtCTGAATGTCAAGTGTGAGAGTCACTGGAGGTAGGCATTTGGTCGACGTGGACTATCTAACAAACTGGAGCCTCGAGGGAACGTTTGGTGACGTTCCCTAAAGGTTACGAAGCCTGAAACTTTCAAGAGACGATGATGAGGAAAGGCTGGCCCGGTGACACGCCAGTCCTTCCTGTAGCTTTTAGGGAACGTTCTCTCAACGTTCCCTAGGGTGGATGCTGTATGTTAGTTGAACCAGCTCGTTATGGATAAGACGTGTCAAtgcttctggttttattttctaacagagCCAAAGACTCATTTGATACATTTCTCTTGTTGCGCAGTGTTTCCTCTCACTTCACTAAACATGTACAGAACGAGAAAATGATCATGCTGTGGATTAACGGTTGGGTTTATATGCTTGATTTCAACGGTGTATTTTAGTGTTTCCATTGTGTGCTTTGATTGCTTTCCgcaattttattttgctacatTTGTAAATTGAAGGGAAAGCTGTTGCTATGTTCATAAGTGATGGTTGTACTCTGGCTTTTTAACCATGGACAATAGGTTTAAGGTGACTATTTCAAAAACTGAGCTGCTTCAGAGACCATTTCAATTCTTGGATTAAATCTTAGTGGAAACGTAACACCACACTAAACTTAGTTAGATCTCGACTgatcagaaccacaccagaatcGTCACAATCAACAAAATGGTTGTCTTGTCATGAGGCTTGTTGTGCCTCTGATTACAAGATTTAGCCAAAGCTCTTTCTCTTGGCTACAGAAACCAGGAATTTATTGAAATAAGTTAGCATCTGAGTGATTCGCTTTGTTTGCTTGTGATGCGTTTGGTTTGTATGCTGAAGTTGGAATTTTGACTTGGTAAATCAGAGCTTTCCAATTAGCTCAGGTCCAAAATGTTGCACTTCTGAAATGTTGTCTTGTTCTTGGCTATTTCAtaatagttatttaaaaaaggattgTTCAAATGCAAGTGTGAAAAGGTACGAAACAGAagagtaaaacaacaaaatagtGGCGTGTGAATACACAATAGAGTAAGAATTGGCAATTGAGCAAGGTTTGCTATTTgtacactttttgtttttctttgtggcaGAAAGTAGCTGCGTAGCCAGCTAATGTAGCTTCgtagctgtttgatttgttAGCTTACCAATAGCTGTCCGTAAACAGTGTGACAATACAGATTGTCAAACTGTGTGTGACAATACAGATTGTCAAACTGTGTGTGACAATACAGATTGTCAAACTGTGTGTGACAATACAGATTGTCAAACTGTGTGTGACAATA is a window of Gambusia affinis linkage group LG23, SWU_Gaff_1.0, whole genome shotgun sequence DNA encoding:
- the phlda1 gene encoding pleckstrin homology-like domain family A member 1 translates to MEVSLCSIKGSLNDRTSTVSGGFTLLRGAVHFSRPLPPPKAATQTVTGRQTASQALLPHPAATAASRARSVSGIERHRSSSVRASIRLEVRSGRPSMLENGRKVYKEGLLEKRSDGLLQLWKKKHCVLTEDGVLLLPPKQHDHPQQQHGGGGGDTGKVKELHFANMKTVDCVERKGKYVYFTVVMTEGKEIDFRCPQDEGWNAEITLQMVQYKNRQAILAVKSTRQKQQLLVVQMPGQKTVRSSPSVA